A genomic window from Oceanobacillus timonensis includes:
- a CDS encoding CTP synthase: MTKYIFVTGGVVSSLGKGITAASLGRLLKNRGLKVTIQKFDPYINVDPGTMSPYQHGEVFVTEDGAETDLDLGHYERFIDINLNKYSNITTGKVYSSVIRKERHGDYLGGTVQVIPHITNEIKDQVFRAGEATGADVVITEIGGTVGDIESLPFLEAIRQIKSDVGRDSVMYIHCTLVPYIKAAGEVKTKPTQHSVKELRSLGIQPDVIVLRTEMAITKEMKEKIALFCDINEKSVIEMMDADTLYQVPIALQEQNMDQIVCDHFGLDCQDADMGDWKELINRVRNLSKTVEIGLVGKYVELPDAYLSVVESLKHAGYDFDANVNVHWINSEQLSEEEIKAALAEVDGVIVPGGFGDRGIDGKIQAIGYARENNIPFFGICLGMQLATVEFARNVVGLEGAHSAEINPGTPYPIIDLLPEQKDIEDLGGTLRLGLYPCHLTEGTKTKAAYDEADVVEERHRHRYEFNNVYRDQMADNGLIFSGTSPDGRLVETIEIKDHPWFVACQFHPEFTSRPTRSQGLFKGFIGAAVENQKS; the protein is encoded by the coding sequence GTGACAAAGTATATTTTTGTAACTGGCGGCGTGGTATCATCGCTTGGAAAAGGGATTACAGCAGCATCATTAGGACGTTTATTAAAAAATCGGGGATTAAAAGTAACCATCCAAAAATTTGATCCGTATATCAACGTAGACCCTGGCACAATGAGTCCTTATCAGCATGGGGAAGTATTCGTGACAGAAGATGGTGCGGAAACAGATTTAGACTTAGGGCACTATGAACGCTTTATTGATATTAACTTGAATAAATACAGCAATATTACGACGGGGAAAGTATACTCCAGCGTTATCCGCAAAGAGCGTCACGGCGATTACCTTGGTGGAACGGTACAGGTTATCCCGCATATTACAAATGAAATTAAAGACCAGGTATTCCGTGCCGGAGAGGCCACTGGTGCAGATGTGGTTATTACAGAAATTGGCGGAACTGTCGGGGATATCGAATCGTTGCCATTTTTGGAAGCTATCCGCCAAATTAAAAGTGATGTAGGCCGGGATAGCGTGATGTACATTCATTGTACACTTGTTCCTTACATTAAAGCTGCAGGTGAAGTAAAAACAAAGCCGACACAGCATAGTGTGAAAGAATTACGTTCTCTTGGTATCCAGCCGGACGTGATTGTTTTACGTACCGAAATGGCTATTACGAAAGAAATGAAAGAAAAGATTGCTTTATTCTGTGACATCAATGAAAAATCCGTTATTGAAATGATGGATGCAGATACACTTTATCAAGTTCCGATTGCTTTACAAGAACAAAATATGGACCAAATTGTCTGCGATCACTTTGGACTAGACTGCCAGGATGCAGATATGGGTGATTGGAAGGAGCTTATAAACCGAGTTCGTAATCTATCTAAGACAGTAGAAATTGGCTTGGTTGGTAAATACGTTGAACTTCCAGATGCTTATCTTTCGGTTGTCGAATCATTAAAACACGCTGGCTATGATTTTGATGCCAACGTCAATGTGCATTGGATCAACTCAGAACAGCTGTCTGAAGAAGAAATCAAAGCAGCGTTAGCTGAAGTAGATGGTGTTATTGTTCCCGGTGGATTCGGTGACCGTGGTATTGATGGGAAAATTCAAGCGATTGGTTACGCCCGTGAAAACAATATTCCATTCTTTGGCATCTGCTTAGGGATGCAGCTGGCAACTGTTGAATTTGCAAGAAATGTTGTCGGTCTGGAAGGCGCGCATTCTGCAGAAATTAATCCTGGAACACCATATCCAATTATTGACCTGCTGCCGGAGCAAAAAGATATTGAAGACTTGGGAGGCACGTTGCGTTTGGGATTGTATCCATGTCATTTAACAGAAGGAACAAAAACAAAAGCAGCTTATGACGAAGCGGATGTCGTTGAAGAGAGACACCGTCATCGTTATGAATTCAATAATGTGTATCGGGACCAAATGGCTGATAATGGACTTATTTTCTCAGGTACAAGCCCGGATGGACGTCTTGTTGAAACCATTGAAATCAAAGATCATCCTTGGTTTGTTGCATGTCAATTTCATCCGGAATTCACATCCCGTCCAACAAGATCTCAAGGTTTGTTCAAAGGATTTATTGGAGCTGCAGTGGAAAATCAAAAATCATAA
- a CDS encoding response regulator, translating to MNQSILIVDDQIGIRMLLQEVFETAGYSTSLAQNGKEAVEYLSESPCDLVVLDYHIPIYNGNIVMQKMKQMRIDTKAIVITGLPEVAKKEMGENLPEEIISKPFNVVKLRHTVEEILKKAE from the coding sequence ATGAATCAATCAATCCTGATTGTTGATGACCAAATAGGAATTCGTATGTTGCTTCAAGAAGTCTTTGAGACGGCAGGTTACTCTACTTCTCTTGCGCAGAACGGAAAAGAAGCGGTTGAATATTTATCAGAATCCCCCTGCGATTTAGTAGTTCTGGATTATCACATTCCTATTTACAATGGAAATATAGTTATGCAAAAGATGAAACAAATGCGGATAGATACAAAAGCTATCGTTATTACCGGGTTACCGGAAGTTGCCAAAAAAGAAATGGGAGAAAACTTACCCGAAGAAATCATTTCGAAACCTTTTAATGTGGTAAAACTACGCCATACCGTGGAAGAAATTTTAAAGAAAGCAGAATGA
- the fba gene encoding class II fructose-1,6-bisphosphate aldolase, producing MPLVSMKEMLEKGKENGYAVGQFNINNLEYIQGILQAAQEEQSPVILGVSEGAGKYMGGYNVVVAMVTSLMDSYGTTVPVAIHLDHGSSFQNCAEAIHAGFTSVMIDGSHSPIEENIAVTEKVVELAHIHGVSVEAEVGTVGGEEDGVIGGINYADKVECERLAKEAGVDCLAPALGSVHGQYQGEPNLGFTEMKEILDLVDVPLVLHGGTGIPVNDIQKAISLGTAKINVNTENQISQTKAIRETLAQKPDLYDPRKYLGPGTAAIKETVIGKMREFGSSNKA from the coding sequence ATGCCTTTAGTATCAATGAAAGAAATGCTCGAAAAAGGGAAAGAAAATGGATATGCAGTAGGTCAGTTTAATATAAATAACCTGGAATATATCCAAGGTATTCTCCAAGCAGCTCAGGAAGAACAATCACCAGTTATTCTTGGTGTCTCTGAGGGAGCTGGGAAATATATGGGCGGCTACAATGTCGTCGTTGCTATGGTGACATCTCTAATGGATTCATATGGGACAACAGTGCCTGTTGCTATTCATTTGGATCACGGATCCAGCTTCCAAAACTGTGCAGAAGCGATTCATGCAGGATTCACTTCTGTCATGATTGATGGATCGCATTCACCGATTGAAGAAAATATTGCAGTAACAGAGAAAGTAGTGGAACTGGCTCATATCCATGGTGTATCTGTCGAGGCAGAAGTTGGTACTGTAGGTGGAGAAGAAGACGGCGTTATCGGTGGGATTAACTATGCCGATAAAGTGGAATGTGAGCGTCTTGCTAAAGAAGCCGGAGTAGATTGTTTAGCTCCTGCATTGGGTTCTGTTCATGGTCAATATCAAGGAGAGCCGAACTTAGGATTCACGGAAATGAAAGAAATTCTCGATTTAGTCGATGTACCATTAGTACTGCACGGCGGTACTGGTATTCCTGTAAATGATATTCAAAAAGCAATTTCTTTAGGAACTGCTAAAATTAACGTGAATACAGAGAACCAGATCTCACAAACAAAAGCCATTCGTGAAACATTGGCTCAAAAGCCGGATTTATATGATCCACGTAAATATTTAGGACCAGGAACCGCAGCTATTAAAGAAACCGTAATCGGTAAAATGCGCGAATTTGGTTCTTCCAATAAGGCATAA
- the fsa gene encoding fructose-6-phosphate aldolase, whose translation MKFFVDTANLENIKEANKLGILAGVTTNPSLVAKEGVSFHDRLREITEEVSGSVSAEVVSEEAEGMVEEGKELAAIAPNITVKVPMTLEGLKAVKIFSELNIKTNVTLIFNANQALLAARAGASYVSPFLGRLDDIGQDGMELIANVAAIFDRHHIQTEIIAASIRHPIHVTDAALNGAHIATIPFNVLSSLVKHPLTDQGIEKFLSDWENQK comes from the coding sequence ATGAAATTTTTCGTCGATACAGCTAATCTTGAAAACATTAAAGAGGCAAATAAACTGGGAATCCTGGCCGGCGTGACAACGAATCCAAGCCTTGTAGCCAAAGAAGGAGTTTCTTTTCATGACCGTCTGCGTGAAATCACAGAAGAAGTTTCCGGTTCTGTCAGTGCAGAGGTTGTTTCAGAAGAAGCAGAAGGCATGGTTGAAGAAGGAAAAGAATTAGCAGCAATTGCGCCGAATATTACTGTAAAAGTACCGATGACACTTGAAGGTCTGAAAGCGGTTAAAATATTTAGTGAATTAAATATTAAAACAAATGTAACGTTGATTTTTAATGCGAACCAGGCATTATTGGCAGCAAGAGCAGGAGCATCCTATGTATCTCCGTTCTTAGGAAGACTGGATGATATCGGACAAGATGGTATGGAATTGATAGCAAATGTTGCTGCGATTTTTGATCGCCATCATATCCAGACAGAAATCATCGCTGCATCCATTCGCCATCCAATTCATGTAACCGATGCTGCATTAAATGGCGCTCACATTGCAACGATTCCATTCAATGTGCTGTCATCATTAGTAAAACACCCATTAACAGATCAAGGGATTGAAAAATTCCTGTCAGATTGGGAAAATCAAAAATAA
- a CDS encoding UDP-N-acetylglucosamine 1-carboxyvinyltransferase: protein MQKLLIEGGHELSGEVHISGAKNSAVALLPAAILADSTVTIEGLPDISDVDTLGELLEEIGGSVSRDGQDMTIHPEKMIAMPLPNGRVKKLRASYYFMGAMLGKFNKAVIGLPGGCYLGPRPIDQHIKGFEALGAEVTNEQGAIYLRANELRGARIYLDVVSVGATINIMLAAVKAKGQTIIENAAKEPEIIDVATLLTNMGAKIKGVGTDVIRIDGVSSLHGCTHTIIPDRIEAGTYAIAAAAMGKEVVIDNVIPQHMESLIAKLREMNIDIESHNDQLYVARANTLNSVDIKTLVYPGFPTDLQQPFTTLLTQAGHSGVIIDTIYSARLKHIDELRRMNAEIKVEGGSVIVSGPTQLEGAKVKASDLRAGASLVVAGLLADGVTEITGLDHIDRGYENLTDKLSSLGANIWREEMTESEIYQDQNT from the coding sequence ATGCAAAAGTTATTAATTGAGGGTGGGCATGAACTATCCGGAGAAGTACACATCAGCGGCGCAAAGAATAGTGCAGTTGCATTATTACCAGCAGCGATTCTTGCAGATTCGACAGTGACCATTGAAGGATTGCCGGACATTTCTGATGTAGACACGTTAGGTGAACTATTGGAAGAAATTGGCGGGAGTGTATCCCGGGATGGTCAGGATATGACGATTCATCCGGAGAAAATGATTGCCATGCCATTACCAAACGGGAGAGTAAAAAAATTACGTGCATCTTATTACTTCATGGGTGCCATGCTCGGGAAATTTAATAAAGCCGTTATCGGTTTACCTGGAGGATGCTACTTGGGCCCACGGCCGATTGATCAGCATATTAAAGGTTTTGAAGCACTTGGTGCCGAAGTGACAAATGAGCAGGGCGCTATCTATTTACGTGCGAATGAGCTTCGCGGCGCGCGAATTTATCTGGATGTTGTCAGTGTTGGTGCCACCATCAATATTATGCTTGCAGCGGTAAAGGCAAAGGGACAAACAATCATTGAAAATGCTGCAAAAGAACCCGAAATTATTGACGTGGCAACTTTACTAACCAATATGGGTGCCAAAATTAAAGGTGTTGGAACAGATGTTATCCGTATTGACGGGGTTTCTTCCTTACATGGTTGTACGCACACCATTATTCCTGACCGTATTGAAGCAGGGACGTATGCAATTGCAGCTGCAGCAATGGGCAAGGAAGTTGTCATTGATAATGTTATCCCGCAGCATATGGAATCATTGATTGCAAAATTACGGGAAATGAATATTGATATCGAGTCGCATAATGATCAGTTATATGTGGCCAGAGCAAACACATTAAACAGTGTGGATATTAAGACATTGGTTTATCCCGGGTTTCCAACCGACTTGCAGCAGCCATTTACAACATTATTAACACAGGCAGGACATTCCGGGGTGATTATTGACACCATTTATTCTGCACGTTTAAAACACATTGATGAACTCCGCCGGATGAATGCGGAAATAAAGGTGGAAGGCGGCTCTGTTATTGTGTCCGGTCCGACTCAATTAGAAGGTGCTAAAGTAAAAGCGAGCGACCTCCGTGCCGGAGCATCCCTGGTGGTAGCCGGTTTACTGGCAGACGGAGTAACCGAAATTACCGGTCTGGATCACATTGACCGCGGCTATGAGAATTTAACGGACAAACTTTCTTCCCTTGGCGCAAACATTTGGAGAGAAGAAATGACGGAATCAGAAATTTATCAAGACCAGAATACCTGA
- the rho gene encoding transcription termination factor Rho, translating into MATLTISSLETMTLKEIYALAKDYKISYYAKLTKKELIFAILKAQAEKDGFLFMDGILEIIPSEGFGFLRPINYSPSAEDIYISASQIRRFDLRNGDKVSGKVRPPKENERYYGLLHVDAVNDEDPDSSKERVHFPALTALYPNRPIQLETETKQLSTRIMDLMTPVGFGQRGLIVAPPKAGKTMLIKEIANSISQNHPHAKLIILLVDERPEEVTDIERSVGSDVDVVSSTFDEVPESHIKVSELVLERAMRLVEHKRDVIVLMDSITRLARAYNLVIPPSGRTLSGGIDPAAFHRPKRFFGAARNIEEGGSFTILATALVETGSRMDDVIYEEFKGTGNMELHLNRHLADRRIFPAIDILRSGTRKEELLVDKAHLDKMWLLRKTMQDSNDFLDRFLKRMKNSKNNEEFLQMMDEEMKRKGMNRQ; encoded by the coding sequence ATGGCAACACTTACAATCTCTAGCTTAGAGACAATGACATTAAAGGAAATTTATGCACTTGCAAAAGATTATAAAATTTCTTATTATGCAAAGCTGACAAAGAAAGAGCTAATTTTTGCAATATTAAAAGCGCAAGCAGAAAAAGATGGATTTCTATTTATGGATGGCATTTTAGAGATAATTCCTTCTGAAGGGTTTGGGTTCCTGCGTCCAATTAATTATTCTCCAAGTGCGGAAGACATTTATATTTCCGCTTCGCAAATACGGCGATTCGATTTAAGAAATGGAGATAAAGTATCTGGTAAGGTACGTCCGCCGAAAGAGAATGAACGTTATTACGGTTTGTTGCATGTAGATGCAGTGAACGATGAAGACCCGGATTCTTCCAAAGAGCGTGTCCATTTTCCCGCTTTAACGGCACTTTATCCAAATAGACCCATTCAATTAGAAACCGAAACAAAGCAATTATCAACCCGAATTATGGATTTGATGACACCAGTCGGTTTTGGACAGCGCGGTTTAATTGTTGCACCGCCAAAAGCCGGTAAAACGATGTTAATTAAGGAAATTGCAAACAGCATTTCCCAAAATCATCCGCATGCTAAGCTGATTATTCTGCTGGTGGATGAACGCCCGGAAGAAGTAACGGATATTGAGCGTTCTGTAGGATCCGATGTCGATGTGGTTTCTTCTACATTTGATGAAGTTCCGGAAAGCCATATTAAAGTATCTGAACTTGTCTTAGAACGTGCGATGCGTCTTGTTGAACACAAGCGTGATGTCATTGTTCTGATGGATAGTATTACACGCTTAGCTCGCGCGTATAACTTAGTGATTCCGCCAAGTGGACGTACGCTGTCCGGCGGTATTGACCCGGCAGCCTTCCACCGTCCGAAGCGTTTCTTTGGAGCAGCTAGAAATATTGAAGAAGGCGGCAGCTTTACCATCTTGGCTACAGCATTGGTAGAAACAGGATCGCGTATGGATGATGTCATTTATGAAGAATTTAAAGGAACCGGGAATATGGAATTGCATTTAAACCGGCACCTTGCAGACCGCCGAATTTTCCCTGCTATCGATATTCTGCGTTCTGGAACCCGGAAAGAAGAGCTCTTAGTAGATAAAGCACATTTAGATAAAATGTGGCTGTTGCGGAAAACGATGCAAGACTCCAATGATTTCTTAGATCGTTTCTTAAAACGAATGAAAAACTCGAAGAATAACGAAGAGTTTTTACAGATGATGGATGAGGAAATGAAACGAAAAGGAATGAACCGTCAATAG
- a CDS encoding DUF3870 domain-containing protein has translation MYEDHMVYIIGDAKAPSNNPITKQYNGFFIGLVINKETHEIVDFDCSATIELTVRFLRSLFIKEKMIDTSTIINKIESRYFGSSQKGIIVAYKDALKKYKQIISDTASLH, from the coding sequence ATGTATGAGGATCATATGGTTTATATTATTGGAGACGCCAAGGCTCCCTCCAATAATCCTATTACAAAACAATATAATGGATTTTTTATCGGGCTGGTCATTAATAAAGAAACACATGAAATTGTTGATTTTGATTGCTCGGCTACGATTGAATTAACCGTTCGTTTTCTAAGATCTTTGTTTATAAAAGAAAAAATGATAGATACTTCCACGATTATTAACAAGATAGAATCCCGATATTTCGGCTCATCACAAAAAGGAATCATCGTGGCGTATAAGGATGCATTGAAGAAATATAAACAAATCATTTCCGATACTGCTTCACTACATTAA